Proteins encoded by one window of Mesorhizobium sp. INR15:
- a CDS encoding aspartate aminotransferase family protein gives MSQSSPYPANAFADPSASASERALLERRARLLGPTYRAFYRNPIHLVRGSGVWLYDANGRKFLDAYNNVASVGHCHPRVVEALAGQAATLNTHTRYLSEIILDYAERLLGTCPAHLGHAMFTCTGSEANDLAIRIAQNATGGTGVIITEFAYHGATIATAQLSPAAVGLKAVPAQHRTVAAPDTYRDHGSAAHDFAKNVAAAIDSMRAENIRPAALLVDSAFSSDGIFFPAASVMREAADLVKKAGGIIIADEVQSGFGRLGQGMWGFANYGLKPDIITMGKPIGDGHPMGAVMVRPELVASFGSNTGYFNTFGGNPVAAAVGLAVLDVIEGEGLIENARVVGAYTGELLGAVQGRHSMVGDVRQNGLYFGVELTVDGDEALAATKTSAVVEAMREDGVLISSCGPRGNVLKIRPPLPFARDNAEQLAETLDRALSNW, from the coding sequence GTGTCACAGTCCTCGCCGTATCCTGCAAACGCCTTCGCTGACCCCAGTGCCTCGGCATCCGAGCGTGCCTTGCTCGAGCGCCGCGCCAGGCTGCTTGGGCCGACCTATCGCGCCTTCTACCGCAACCCGATCCATCTGGTGCGTGGCAGCGGTGTCTGGCTCTACGACGCCAATGGCCGGAAATTTCTCGATGCCTACAACAACGTCGCCTCGGTCGGGCACTGCCACCCACGCGTCGTCGAGGCTCTGGCGGGACAGGCCGCGACGCTCAACACCCACACACGCTATCTGAGCGAGATCATCCTCGACTACGCGGAAAGGCTTCTCGGCACCTGTCCGGCCCATCTCGGCCACGCCATGTTCACCTGCACCGGAAGCGAGGCCAATGACCTGGCCATCCGCATCGCCCAGAATGCAACCGGCGGAACCGGGGTGATCATCACCGAATTCGCCTATCACGGCGCAACGATCGCCACCGCGCAACTGTCGCCGGCAGCCGTAGGGCTGAAGGCAGTGCCGGCACAGCATCGCACAGTCGCAGCGCCGGACACATATCGCGACCACGGCAGTGCCGCGCACGATTTTGCAAAAAATGTCGCCGCCGCCATCGACAGCATGCGTGCGGAAAATATCCGGCCGGCGGCGCTGCTTGTCGACTCGGCCTTCTCCAGCGACGGCATCTTCTTTCCCGCCGCATCGGTCATGCGCGAGGCGGCGGACCTCGTCAAAAAGGCTGGCGGCATCATCATTGCCGATGAGGTTCAGTCCGGCTTCGGCCGGCTTGGCCAGGGCATGTGGGGCTTCGCCAATTATGGCCTCAAGCCGGACATCATCACGATGGGCAAGCCGATCGGCGACGGACATCCGATGGGCGCTGTTATGGTGCGGCCGGAACTCGTGGCGTCTTTCGGTTCGAACACCGGCTATTTCAACACGTTCGGCGGCAATCCGGTGGCGGCGGCTGTGGGCCTCGCGGTTCTCGATGTGATCGAGGGCGAGGGGCTGATCGAAAACGCGCGCGTGGTCGGCGCCTACACCGGCGAATTGCTCGGTGCTGTCCAGGGCCGTCACTCCATGGTCGGCGATGTCAGGCAAAACGGCCTCTATTTCGGCGTCGAATTGACGGTGGACGGCGACGAGGCGTTGGCCGCCACCAAGACGTCAGCCGTCGTCGAGGCCATGCGCGAGGACGGCGTTCTGATCTCCTCCTGTGGTCCGCGCGGCAATGTTCTGAAGATCAGGCCGCCGCTGCCATTTGCCCGGGACAATGCCGAGCAACTGGCCGAGACGCTGGACCGCGCGCTTTCGAACTGGTGA
- a CDS encoding LuxR C-terminal-related transcriptional regulator, which yields MKTPSQPGQTSLHHRRWVRRESILATLGRHADTRIVLFAAPAGFGKSTTMAQWMAEVARLGRLTAWLSCEATDNDEGAFLSHLVGALRHLVQNPADLDLAFQSSPIPQLDVVLAALVAGFAARDADISLFFDDYHAIETPAVKRFMERLTRQAPANVAFVIGSRSLPDLQLGKLRVLGDVFEIGPDDLRFASSEAEAFFNEKLGLSVNSGAVETLCSRAEGWAAGLQLASLSLSAAHAPETVIGNFTGANRNVADFLMGEVFLELPPNIAKFLLYSSIFERFSAEACRAVMRAADAEAAITEIETRNLFLVPLDEERRWFRYHHLFRDFLSREMERREPEMIAPLHLAASEWFGERRMLTEAIGHALAAGDQARAAVFVENNALDLIAQCQLLYVRQLLALLPKKLIDQRIRLQLVVLWLAVHSSQPEIATQTLANARKLIETGPVDGKDPGTLIGTTIEAELAVLTSAVHSTLEQFEAARDTALVALRVIAPDAWFMEGATANVIGYNLYALGDLEGARAAIDAARKAHERSGSLLGLTIANCYMAIVERSAGRLPAAERLLRNAIIEARARIGANSYAEALAGTLLAELAYETNSSGEALTLVENLGPLIEGAAVIVYPLASVPTYARVLQLTGRSAMALEMLDRVYQRVRGTVYRRLASMIMHDRVRVLLDQSRNAEARALLTEHRGDAEASIAITTANEFEFFAEGRVLTAEKSHADAARVFDALLDRTKSGGRIRRHILALILRAKAANAGHDTREADRILLDALRLAQPSGFIRSFVDEGRPVVEGLMRLRAAQAKADPALSAYATRIIDAAQTMPVSARKQAVTAVDKEQLTQREMELLRCLTEGMSNRDIAFALSVSETTVKWHLKNIFGKLAVTNRVQAVRAAQAVESWPPPPKGGA from the coding sequence ATGAAAACGCCTTCGCAACCCGGCCAGACATCGCTTCACCACCGCCGGTGGGTGCGGCGCGAAAGCATTCTTGCGACGCTGGGCCGGCATGCCGACACCCGCATCGTGCTGTTCGCCGCGCCCGCCGGCTTCGGCAAATCGACGACGATGGCGCAATGGATGGCTGAGGTGGCACGCCTCGGCCGGCTGACGGCATGGCTGTCCTGCGAGGCGACGGACAACGACGAAGGCGCCTTCCTGTCGCATCTGGTCGGGGCGCTGCGCCATCTGGTGCAGAACCCGGCTGATCTTGACCTCGCCTTCCAGTCGAGCCCGATCCCGCAGCTCGATGTCGTGCTCGCCGCACTAGTGGCGGGTTTCGCCGCACGCGACGCCGACATCAGCCTGTTCTTCGACGACTACCACGCCATCGAAACACCAGCGGTGAAGCGCTTCATGGAACGGCTGACGCGGCAGGCGCCAGCCAATGTCGCCTTCGTTATCGGCTCGCGCAGCCTGCCGGACCTGCAACTCGGCAAGCTCAGGGTGCTTGGCGACGTCTTCGAGATCGGCCCAGACGATTTGCGCTTCGCTTCGTCGGAAGCCGAAGCCTTCTTCAACGAGAAGCTAGGCCTGAGCGTGAACAGCGGCGCCGTGGAAACCCTGTGTTCGCGCGCGGAGGGGTGGGCCGCCGGCTTGCAACTCGCCTCGCTGTCGCTCAGCGCGGCGCATGCGCCGGAAACCGTCATCGGCAATTTTACCGGCGCCAACCGCAACGTCGCCGACTTCCTGATGGGCGAAGTGTTCCTCGAATTGCCGCCCAACATCGCGAAGTTCCTGCTCTACAGCTCCATCTTCGAACGCTTCAGCGCCGAGGCCTGCCGGGCTGTGATGCGCGCGGCGGACGCCGAGGCGGCAATCACTGAAATCGAAACGCGCAACCTGTTCCTGGTGCCGCTCGATGAGGAGCGGCGCTGGTTCCGCTACCATCATCTGTTCCGTGACTTCCTCAGCCGCGAAATGGAACGGCGCGAGCCGGAGATGATCGCGCCACTACATCTGGCGGCTTCGGAATGGTTCGGCGAGCGCCGGATGCTGACCGAGGCCATCGGCCACGCGCTGGCCGCCGGCGACCAGGCCCGCGCGGCGGTGTTTGTCGAGAACAACGCGCTTGATCTCATCGCCCAGTGCCAGCTTCTTTACGTGCGCCAGCTGCTGGCGCTGCTGCCCAAGAAGCTGATCGACCAGCGCATCCGGCTGCAGCTCGTGGTGCTCTGGCTGGCCGTGCACAGCAGCCAGCCAGAGATTGCGACGCAGACGCTCGCCAATGCGCGCAAACTGATCGAGACCGGCCCGGTGGACGGCAAGGATCCTGGCACGCTGATTGGCACGACGATCGAGGCTGAGCTCGCGGTGCTCACTTCCGCCGTGCACAGCACGCTGGAGCAGTTTGAGGCGGCGCGCGACACCGCGCTTGTGGCGCTTCGCGTCATCGCGCCGGATGCCTGGTTCATGGAGGGCGCTACCGCCAATGTCATTGGCTACAATCTCTACGCGCTTGGCGATCTCGAAGGCGCGCGTGCGGCCATAGACGCGGCGCGCAAGGCGCATGAGCGGAGCGGCAGCTTGCTCGGCCTGACCATCGCCAACTGCTACATGGCCATTGTCGAACGCTCGGCCGGCCGCTTGCCAGCCGCCGAACGATTGCTGCGCAATGCGATCATCGAGGCGAGAGCCCGGATTGGAGCGAATTCCTATGCCGAGGCGCTGGCCGGCACGTTGCTCGCCGAGCTTGCCTACGAGACCAATTCATCCGGCGAGGCGCTGACGCTGGTCGAGAATCTCGGGCCGCTGATCGAAGGAGCGGCAGTCATCGTCTATCCCCTGGCCAGCGTGCCGACTTATGCCCGCGTCCTGCAATTGACCGGCCGCTCCGCGATGGCGCTGGAAATGCTCGACCGGGTCTACCAGCGCGTGCGCGGCACGGTTTACCGCCGCCTGGCGTCGATGATCATGCATGACCGCGTGCGGGTCCTGCTCGACCAGAGCCGCAATGCCGAGGCGCGCGCGCTGTTGACGGAGCATCGCGGCGACGCGGAGGCCTCGATCGCCATTACCACCGCCAACGAATTCGAGTTCTTTGCCGAAGGCCGCGTGCTGACCGCCGAGAAATCCCATGCCGACGCAGCCCGGGTCTTCGACGCGCTTCTGGACCGGACGAAGAGCGGCGGCCGTATCCGCCGCCACATCCTGGCGCTGATCCTGCGTGCCAAGGCAGCCAATGCCGGCCATGATACACGCGAAGCCGACCGCATCCTGCTCGACGCGCTGCGGCTCGCGCAGCCCTCGGGCTTCATCCGTTCGTTCGTCGATGAGGGACGGCCTGTTGTCGAGGGATTGATGCGGCTGCGCGCGGCCCAGGCAAAGGCCGACCCGGCGCTGTCGGCCTACGCCACCCGCATCATCGATGCAGCGCAGACGATGCCAGTCAGCGCACGCAAGCAGGCGGTGACGGCGGTGGATAAGGAACAACTCACTCAACGCGAAATGGAACTGTTGCGCTGCCTGACGGAAGGCATGTCCAACCGCGATATCGCCTTCGCCCTGTCGGTGAGTGAAACCACGGTGAAATGGCACCTGAAGAACATCTTTGGCAAACTGGCGGTGACCAACCGCGTTCAGGCGGTTCGTGCCGCGCAGGCCGTCGAAAGCTGGCCTCCCCCTCCGAAAGGAGGGGCATAG
- a CDS encoding ArgE/DapE family deacylase, whose product MPERVMDEAILSAVDKGFDRQLVFLADLVRFPSQRGEEHSAQSFMAAAYEAHGYPVDMWRVDVDAIRDLPGFSPVAVSYDDAFNVVATHTPRNATGRSLILNGHIDVVPTGPLDRWVRDPYDPVIEDGWMHGRGAGDMKAGLSACLYALAALRSLGYQPAANVFLQSVVEEECTGNGALACLQRGYRADAAFIPEPLEPKLMRAQVGPIWFRVEVDGDPQHASGAFSAGANAIEKAFVIIQALKQLEIVWNARKVDDRHFCNHPHPIRFNLGKIEGGEWTSSVPARCVFEMRVATYPGQKLEDARAEIEACIADAARADPFLANRPPSLTYNGFMAEGYVLEGADDMEAVLRRSHTAVWGEPLQEHVTSATTDARFFGLYADTPAIVYGPICRMPHGYDEAVDLESVRKVTQTIALFIADWCGLEPVGSDLP is encoded by the coding sequence ATGCCTGAGCGGGTTATGGACGAGGCCATTCTCAGCGCGGTCGATAAGGGCTTCGACCGGCAGCTGGTATTCCTGGCGGACCTCGTGCGCTTTCCCTCCCAGCGCGGCGAGGAACACTCGGCGCAATCCTTCATGGCCGCAGCCTATGAGGCCCATGGCTACCCCGTCGATATGTGGCGTGTCGATGTCGACGCTATCCGCGATCTGCCGGGATTTTCACCGGTCGCGGTGTCCTATGACGATGCCTTCAATGTCGTTGCCACCCATACGCCGCGAAACGCGACTGGCCGCTCGCTGATCCTCAATGGTCATATCGACGTCGTGCCGACCGGACCGCTCGACCGCTGGGTGCGCGATCCCTACGATCCGGTGATCGAGGATGGCTGGATGCATGGCCGTGGTGCCGGCGACATGAAGGCCGGCCTGTCGGCCTGCCTCTACGCGCTGGCCGCTCTGCGCAGCCTTGGCTACCAACCGGCCGCGAACGTGTTCCTGCAGTCGGTGGTCGAGGAGGAGTGCACGGGCAATGGTGCGCTGGCTTGCCTGCAGCGCGGCTACCGTGCCGATGCCGCCTTCATTCCCGAACCGCTGGAACCAAAGCTGATGCGGGCGCAAGTCGGGCCGATCTGGTTCCGCGTCGAGGTCGACGGTGATCCGCAACACGCCTCTGGCGCCTTCTCTGCTGGCGCCAACGCCATCGAAAAGGCATTCGTCATCATCCAGGCGCTCAAGCAGCTGGAAATCGTCTGGAACGCGCGCAAGGTCGACGACAGGCATTTCTGCAACCATCCCCATCCGATCCGCTTCAACCTCGGCAAGATCGAAGGCGGCGAGTGGACATCGAGCGTGCCGGCGCGCTGTGTCTTCGAAATGCGCGTCGCCACCTATCCCGGCCAGAAGCTGGAGGATGCCAGGGCCGAGATCGAAGCCTGCATTGCCGATGCGGCGCGCGCCGATCCATTCCTGGCCAACCGCCCGCCAAGCCTGACCTACAACGGCTTCATGGCCGAGGGCTATGTGCTGGAAGGCGCCGACGACATGGAAGCCGTGCTGCGGCGCAGTCATACCGCGGTGTGGGGCGAACCGTTGCAGGAGCATGTCACGTCCGCGACGACCGATGCGCGCTTCTTCGGCCTCTATGCCGACACGCCAGCGATCGTCTATGGCCCGATCTGCCGCATGCCGCACGGCTATGACGAGGCCGTCGATCTCGAGTCCGTGCGCAAGGTGACCCAGACCATTGCGCTGTTCATCGCCGACTGGTGCGGCCTTGAGCCTGTCGGGTCAGATCTGCCATGA
- a CDS encoding GntR family transcriptional regulator, producing the protein MLKLEHQTLNDRAYGALKQELISGGFSPGQTLVIRKLAETFGISTTPIREALQRLVAERLLEMQNNRSIIVPLLSAPAFAELTRIRVAVEGLASELAASRMTESGLVDIQAMLAGMQHAIEAGDARAYLTLNEAFHFAIYQHAGAPILLNMIRDLWGRVGPYLKLLMQADHYIPRSNDAHRRIVAALEQRNGPSARAYVEQDIAVAAAVLSDNLGAPN; encoded by the coding sequence ATGTTGAAGCTCGAACATCAAACTCTCAATGACCGCGCCTATGGCGCGCTTAAGCAGGAGCTGATTTCCGGCGGCTTCAGTCCGGGCCAGACACTGGTCATCCGCAAGCTCGCCGAAACGTTCGGCATATCGACGACGCCGATCCGCGAGGCGCTGCAGAGGCTGGTCGCCGAGCGGCTGCTCGAAATGCAGAACAACCGCTCGATCATCGTGCCGTTGCTGTCCGCGCCCGCCTTCGCGGAACTGACGCGCATCCGCGTCGCCGTCGAGGGGCTGGCAAGCGAGTTGGCGGCGTCGCGGATGACGGAGAGCGGTTTGGTTGACATTCAGGCGATGCTCGCCGGCATGCAGCATGCCATCGAGGCCGGCGATGCCAGGGCCTATCTCACCCTGAACGAGGCATTCCACTTCGCCATCTATCAGCATGCCGGCGCACCGATACTGCTCAACATGATCCGCGATCTCTGGGGCAGGGTGGGCCCTTATCTCAAGCTCCTGATGCAGGCCGATCACTACATACCGCGGTCGAATGATGCGCATCGCAGGATCGTCGCCGCCTTGGAGCAGCGCAACGGTCCATCCGCGCGAGCTTACGTCGAACAGGACATCGCGGTGGCGGCTGCGGTTCTGTCGGATAACCTTGGCGCGCCCAACTGA
- a CDS encoding GNAT family N-acetyltransferase has translation MLIDEDTMPAEITDLSVGYRRLPAGKLANAVTWMEARAPAPGLAKPLAMTRITKPDCASYRAIFLEIGAPWLWDRVSEMSDAEIAAHFADANNHLYYGHDEAGTHLGMVEFSVLDANEIEITYFGLFPSLTGRGFGKRLMAGALDTAWRLEPTRIWLHTSSFDHHSVIAFYRACGFEPFATGFEIVDDPRLKGTLPRDAAPQIPLIEMEWAPRR, from the coding sequence GTGTTGATCGACGAAGATACGATGCCCGCAGAAATCACCGATCTCAGCGTCGGCTACCGGCGTTTGCCGGCGGGCAAGCTCGCCAATGCGGTGACTTGGATGGAAGCGCGCGCGCCGGCACCTGGTCTGGCAAAGCCCTTGGCAATGACCCGGATCACAAAACCCGACTGCGCATCATACCGTGCGATCTTCCTTGAAATCGGCGCGCCGTGGCTGTGGGACCGCGTGTCCGAAATGTCCGACGCCGAGATCGCTGCTCATTTCGCCGATGCGAACAATCATCTCTACTACGGCCATGACGAAGCCGGGACCCATCTCGGCATGGTCGAATTCTCGGTCCTCGATGCCAACGAGATCGAGATTACCTATTTCGGCCTGTTCCCGTCCTTGACCGGCCGAGGTTTCGGCAAACGTCTGATGGCCGGGGCACTCGACACGGCGTGGAGGCTCGAGCCAACACGCATCTGGCTCCATACCAGCAGCTTCGACCATCACAGCGTCATCGCCTTCTACAGAGCCTGCGGATTTGAGCCCTTCGCGACCGGCTTTGAAATCGTCGATGACCCTCGGTTGAAGGGAACACTGCCGCGTGACGCCGCACCGCAGATTCCCCTGATCGAGATGGAATGGGCTCCACGACGCTAA
- a CDS encoding phosphotransferase, with product MSDVMNDTFGEVMAEDAPDVSTADALAILRQHYGLGGSAQSLPGERDHNFHVRTESDGEFVLKISHPAEEAGFTDFQNKALEHIALVDPTLPVPALHKSLRGEAQFAVPVDGSAPRIIRLVTYLPGQLLSRAPASEAQDRNLGIFQARLTRALRGFFHPGAGSDLLWDIRKVAKTRPMMVHIADPRRRAMVERAIDAFEQHAAPVIPGLRAQIVHNDMNSYNVVMDASQPELVSGVLDFGDMIHSPLICDLAIGAVYRWPAEGHPLAAAARFVAGYQSVQPLEAEEIGILLDLIRARLALIVNIATWQAERFPAKRDYVLRLGAEVWASLERLDGLSSAEARQYFLDHSNSE from the coding sequence ATGAGCGATGTTATGAACGACACGTTCGGTGAGGTGATGGCCGAGGATGCGCCTGATGTGTCGACGGCCGATGCGCTCGCCATCCTGCGCCAGCATTACGGCCTTGGCGGCAGTGCCCAATCATTGCCCGGGGAACGCGACCACAATTTCCATGTCCGCACCGAGAGCGACGGCGAGTTTGTCCTGAAGATCTCGCATCCGGCGGAAGAAGCCGGCTTCACCGACTTCCAGAACAAGGCGCTCGAACACATCGCCCTGGTCGATCCAACCTTGCCGGTTCCCGCTTTGCACAAAAGCCTGCGGGGAGAGGCGCAGTTCGCTGTGCCGGTCGACGGATCGGCGCCTCGCATCATCCGGCTGGTGACCTATCTCCCTGGCCAACTGCTTTCGCGCGCGCCGGCATCCGAGGCGCAGGATCGCAATCTCGGCATATTTCAAGCCCGCTTGACCCGGGCGCTGCGCGGCTTCTTCCATCCAGGTGCGGGCAGCGACCTGCTGTGGGACATCCGCAAGGTCGCCAAGACACGCCCGATGATGGTGCACATCGCCGACCCCCGGCGGCGGGCCATGGTCGAGCGCGCGATTGACGCGTTCGAGCAGCATGCCGCGCCTGTCATTCCCGGCCTGCGCGCCCAGATCGTCCACAACGACATGAACTCCTACAATGTGGTGATGGATGCCTCGCAGCCGGAGCTGGTCAGTGGCGTCCTCGATTTCGGCGACATGATCCATTCGCCGCTGATCTGCGACCTCGCCATCGGCGCCGTCTACCGCTGGCCGGCTGAGGGCCATCCGCTTGCGGCCGCCGCGCGCTTTGTCGCCGGCTATCAATCGGTACAGCCGCTTGAGGCGGAAGAAATAGGCATCCTCCTCGATCTGATCCGCGCTCGTCTCGCGCTGATCGTCAACATCGCCACCTGGCAGGCGGAGCGCTTCCCCGCCAAACGCGACTATGTGCTGCGCCTCGGTGCCGAAGTCTGGGCGTCGCTCGAAAGGCTGGACGGACTGTCGTCCGCTGAGGCCCGCCAATATTTTCTCGACCATTCAAATTCGGAGTAG